A genome region from Erigeron canadensis isolate Cc75 chromosome 3, C_canadensis_v1, whole genome shotgun sequence includes the following:
- the LOC122593043 gene encoding pathogenesis-related genes transcriptional activator PTI6-like → MEVDRTEVISVRSAVKYSEHVIRTTSNRSVIKRKSVRISLTDPYATDSSSEEDEENMIVKRVKKHVAVIDFTAPSSKFTNRDIRSTTTNRFRGVRRRPWGRFAAEIRDPHRRKRVWLGTFDTPEEAATVYDNAAVRLKGPAAVTNFPRATVTKTVTVDSQNSSGSEGISSNGGMSPTSVLNGGDVELTTPFDVFNDLPFDLPDFIVSESYCGQEFGDFNIEDFFVDL, encoded by the coding sequence ATGGAAGTCGATCGTACGGAGGTGATATCCGTACGATCGGCAGTTAAGTATTCCGAACACGTGATCCGTACCACAAGTAACAGATCCGTGATCAAACGAAAGTCGGTACGGATCAGTTTAACCGATCCGTACGCGACTGATTCTTCGTCTGAAGAAGACGAAGAAAATATGATAGTCAAAAGAGTTAAAAAACACGTCGCGGTGATCGATTTCACCGCGCCGTCGAGTAAATTTACAAACCGTGACATACGATCTACGACGACGAATAGGTTTAGAGGCGTTCGCCGGCGGCCGTGGGGACGGTTTGCGGCGGAGATCAGAGATCCGCATCGGCGGAAACGTGTTTGGTTAGGAACCTTTGATACGCCGGAAGAAGCGGCGACGGTTTACGATAACGCCGCCGTGAGACTGAAAGGTCCGGCGGCTGTAACGAACTTTCCACGTGCAACGGTTACGAAAACAGTTACTGTTGATAGTCAAAATAGTAGTGGAAGTGAAGGAATATCAAGTAACGGCGGTATGTCACCGACGTCTGTGCTTAACGGTGGTGACGTGGAGTTAACGACGCCGTTTGACGTTTTTAACGATTTGCCGTTTGATTTGCCGGATTTTATAGTGTCGGAGAGTTATTGTGGTCAGGAATTTGGCGACTTTAATATCGAAGACTTTTTTGTTGACTTGTGA
- the LOC122593704 gene encoding eukaryotic translation initiation factor 2 subunit beta-like, producing MAEEKDQMLVIKEEGEDYVANVAACDPSKKKKKKKVVIQDTAEDLEQIVEKTESLSVSDSLEPTFTGLKKKKKRQTDLLDSDKENVRDNMDDSIVENDEEGEGKVLEQHRLPWEGTDLDYEYEELISRAFNTLREINPRLAGDRRKTIMKPPYILREGTKKTVFVNFTEICKSLHREPEHAMSFLLTELGTTGSIDGQQRLTIKGRFLPSSFERLLKRYCNNYVICNVCKSSETNITKENRLSFIQCDTCGSRRSVDPIKDGFKACLKKRGNSRK from the exons ATGGCTGAAGAAAAAGATCAAATGCTGGTGATTAAGGAAGAGGGGGAGGATTATGTGGCCAAT GTGGCAGCATGTGACCCctcgaaaaagaaaaagaagaagaaggtcgTCATTCAAGACACTGCTGAAGATTTGGAACAGATCGTTGAGAAAACTGAGAGTTTGTCTG TTTCTGATAGCCTTGAACCAACTTTTACTGgattgaaaaagaagaagaagagacaG ACTGATCTTTTGGATTCTGACAAAGAAAATGTCAGAGATAATATGGATG ATTCCATTGTAGAAAatgatgaggaaggagaaggAAAGGTCTTGGAACAACACAGACTTCCGTGGGAAGGGACTGATCTTGACTACGAGTATGAGGAG CTTATAAGCCGAGCCTTCAATACTCTTCGTGAAATCAATCCAAGACTTGCTGGAGATAGGCGTAAAACTATCATGAAGCCGCCATACATTCTCCGTGAAGGAACAAAGAAAACTGTTTTTGTTAATTTCACAGAGATTTGCAAATC TTTGCATAGGGAACCAGAACATGCTATGAGCTTCTTGCTAACTGAATTGGGTACAACTGGATCTATTGATGGACAGCAGAGATTGACAATAAAGGGGCGGTTTCTTCCAAGTAGTTTCGAAAGACTTCTAAAGCGATATTGCA ACAACTATGTCATTTGCAATGTTTGCAAGAGCTCAGAAACAAATATTACAAAGGAGAACCGTCTTTCGTTCATACAATGTGATACG TGTGGTTCACGTCGCTCTGTTGATCCAATCAAGGATGGGTTCAAGGCTTGTTTGAAAAAGCGTGGTAATTCACGAAAATGA